The Candidatus Thermoplasmatota archaeon genomic interval GATGTACGGCTGGTGCATGTACGAGAAGAAGTTCCCCGTACATACGGGTGGATCTCCCACCTTCTCGCAATCGAGCGCGTCTGCTTTGTAGCCCTCGTATCTGGACAGTTTCGCAGAAACACCAGGAGTCCAGTTATCGAATTCCATCGCTCCGCTTCCGATGACCTCACTATCCGAGAGGTCCCAGATCTTGGCCTCGTCCATGTTGTAGTGGTTTGGATTTGTGACAGGTACGCCATTGTGGGTGGTTTCATCGTAGGCAATCCCGTAGTCACCGTGTAGGGGCTCCTTCCAATTGGTGCAGGTACCAGCGCTGGCCTCCAGACAGCGCTTGCCAGATCCCTCCCAGATGTGTCTGGGATAGATGCCTTGACCGTTGAGCGTGTACTTCACGAAGTTGGCATATGGTCCCTGCTGTGCGAAGTGAAGCGCAAAGGTCAAGTCGGAATTGGATCCGACTGGTATCGCTGGATCCCAGTTCTCAACCACTGCAGGCCATATGTGGAGCCAATGGGTGGTTGTGAAGTTGGTCCCTGGCAGTCCACTCTTGTCCTTCACGGAGTCTAGGCTGATTTCTGTGGGAACCAGCGCACTCATGGAGTAGCTGAAGAGAAGGTCGTCCATCGTCACCTGTACTCCGTCGTGAAAGATTGCTCCATTGAAATCGTAGTATGCAGTGGCACTAAGGGGGTTAGACCCTGTTTCTTTCCTGTAGACTCCATACTCGTCCAGGTCAAACGTGCCACTTTCGTCTGCATCTATTCCTTTCAAGAGATAAGGAACCGGTTCTTCAGTGGTCGGGTCTTCCTGACCCACACCTTCATACACAGGCGCCAGGACATTCGACGTCCACACGTCCGGGGAATGCGCGTATCCCCAAAAGTTAATCATCTTCGTGTCGTCCTGCGCTCCCACTCTCAAGAATTCATCCGCCCTTGTCCCTTCGTCGTCTGCGAGTGCACCGATCGGGACCGATCCCATGACCAACACACTCACAACAAAGACAGCAAGGATGACGGATGCTCCGCCTAGTTTCCTTTTGTCCATCACTTTTCCTCCTGCATGCAGATTGCTCACAAGCATCTAGGTTCTCGTCCTAACCGGCACGTCTCCTTCAATAGCAGTCGCACCGGGACAGGAAAACAGATTCCTACGATAATATAAAAGCAGATTTGTACGGCGTTTTGTAGAATATATAAACTTATTGGTACACCCGCACCACTGCGAGGCGTCCTCCCAGCGACCCCCCACGAACCTGGGTAATCAGATCAGTTGTCCACCATGAAGTACTTCTTCAATCTCCCGTTCCTCTCGAACCTCAGGACACCCTCTCGGCTGAGGTTTCGGAGGTTGTAGCTCACGCACTGCTGACTCACGCCTAGTTCCTTGCAGATGTCAGCCTGCGTGGCTCCTTCGGAGTTCCTAATCACCTCTACCATACCTATCTGAAGATCGCTAAGCTTGATTCCCTTGTCTCGGGGCAACCTCATATCCACAGGATAGAACCTCTTGAGGACCCCGTCGCGGCTTGACTTGAGGAAGCCCTGCATCTCCAATGTCCTCAGGTGATGGGAGAGCGTCCCGTTGGTCACCTTGAGGTGCTCCCTGATGGCATTGTAGTGCTCACCGGGATGAGACATTACGAAGCCGTATATCTGACCTCGAACGAAGTGATCGAGCACTTCTTCTTTCTTCAGCCTCGTGTATAGAGGGAACACGAGCGTTCTGAACATCGCATACCAGCCTGCCTCCGTACTGAAGACGGCCGCTGCGATGAGTACCCCCAAACCGATCGACACCGCCTCGGTTCCTTGATCGAGGCGTAGCGGAGGAGAGGGTGCGAACACAACCACGGACAGACTGTCCGTGTCCGGTATGCAATCCAGGCTCTCCGCGGATAGCAGAATCTCGTACTCGGCCTGCCCTTCGGTCGAGGCCGTAAACTGGAATGTCACCTTGCCGGCAGAGTCTGTAACGTAGAGCTCCTCTTCTTGTTCTCCAGAGGGTGCCACGACGGTGACTCTGACCGTCACGGCGGGAACCGGAATGTTGTGCTGATCGACGACAGCAACGTAGATGGGAATGGAGCTCCCGCTGTCGATTATGCTGAAGTCAGCCTGAGCGTGCACGAACAGCTGGGTCTGGTCAATCATGGCGATGTCCGGAATCTGTCCGAACCTGTCCCCAGCGGATGCTCCCGTCACGATGAAGCCAAACGCAACGAAAAGAGAGAGAACAACCAATGAAAGGAGCCTGGTCCTCACCATCATCAATACTGTTTATCTTAGTCCGACTATTTAATCTCATTTGTACGATTCTTTGTATCATATAAGACCGTTGCGTTGTCCTCCCAATGGTCGACCACGCTGGCTGGGCTTGGATTGCTTCCCGCCCATGATAATGTCACCAAAAGCTTTTCTATCACAGAGTTCTCTTTCCAAACGTGCGGTCATCCAAGATGAAGGTGTGCAGGATCTGCACCGCAGTGCTGGGAGACGAGGAGTTCTGCCCGATATGCGGAGCTCCTTCACTGGAGCCCGAGAAAGGCTCCCATCCGTTCGCTGCTCGGGTGGAGCAACTGCCGGAACTTGACGAGTCAACGGAATCCTGCCTCGTCTGCGGGATCCCGCTAGTGGGGGATATCTGCGAGATGTGCGGCTCGCCTAAGATAGGCGTCAAGGAGAGGGAGCTGGAGTTCAGATGCCCCTTCTGCGAGAAGTCTGTGGACCCCAACGCAACGCGCTGCCCGCACTGCGGAATCGACTACGTGAGCAGAGAGAAGGAGAAGGACATCAACTACAGATGTCCGGTGTGCGGAGAGGCCGCCAGCCTGCTGGAGGACAAGTGCTCCAGCTGCGGGACCGGGATCTGGCTGGACTTCGAGTCCGAGAGGGGGTCCATCACGCGGTTTCTTTGCCCTATGTGCGGTGAGGAGGTCGGTCCCGACTCTGAGGCCTGCCCCAAGTGTGGAGCTGGAATATGGGCCGGTGAGGAGGGCGTGAAGGAGTCCGCCGCGGCGGCGATTGACAGTGCGTCGACGAGCATTGCGGAGGAGAGGTCGAATGTGCCATCGAACCTCGCCCGAGCTGAGATCGTCCTCGTCAGCGCAAAGGAGGCGTTCGACAGCGGCGATTACCTGGCCGCGAACCGGGCGGCGAACCTGAGCGCCGAGATCGCGAAGACGACAGTCCTCCAGACGAAGATCTTCCAGGAGGCCGTCCGCAGGGCTCAGTCCAGGATCATCCACCTCGAGGAGAAGGGCGGAGACGCTTCCGACGCCATCGATCTGCTCAGGAGGGCTGTGAAGGTGAAGCGGACCGGCAATATCCGCGGCGCCGTCAGACTCGCGATAAAGTCGAGGATAATGGCCGAGGAGGCCGTCCCTGCCCCGAGGCTTTCTGAGATCGATCTCGGGTAATCGCTGCGCCCTTGCGCGTTGCGCCCTTGCGTGACCGCTAGGTCGATATGTCCATCCCAGCACAACAGTCTTTTTATTCCCTCCGCGGATTCCAGAGAGGGATAGGATGAGGGCGATTGTGCCGCATTTGGAGCTCTGCACTGGCTGCAGGATGTGTGAGATGGCGTGTTCGCTCCACCACGAGGGACTCGTGAACAGGGAATGGGGCAGGATCAGGATCCACAGGAAGGGCATCGAGCACTACGTCCCGGTTGCCTGCAACCAGGGAGCGTCCTGCGACAAGGAGTGCGTGAAGGTGTGCCCGGTCGACTGCATTAGGGACGTGAACGGGCACGCGATCGAGGTCGTCAGGGAGGAGTGCATAGGCTGCGGGGAGTGCGTGGAGGCGTGTCCGTACAACGCAATTCACATGAGGGGCGATGTCGCGTTCAAATGCAATCTCTGCGACGGCGACCCGACGTGCGTCAAGTTCTGCTCGCTGAAGGCGATAACGTTCGAGGAAGGGGTTCCAGAGGAGTTCGACAGGGCCAAGGACGCCGCGGAGGCGATGAGATGAATGGCTTCGCGGGAAGGATCCTGAAGATCGACCTGACAACGGGGGCAGTTGAGAAATCGCCGCTGCCCGAGGCCTTCATCAGGACGTACCTGGGCGGGACCGGCTTCGCCGCGAGGTTTCTGTACGACAACGTGCCCCCGAACGCGGACGCGCTGGGCCCCTCCAACGTCCTGATCCTGGCTCCCGGGCTCCTCAACGGCTTTCCGGTACCCACAGGAGGCAAGGTGCTCTTCTGCGCCAAGTCCCCGCTGACCGGAACGATCGCAGAGAGCGTCATGGGGGCGAGGTTGGGAAGCGAGCTCAAGCGGGCGGGATACGATCTTCTGCTCGTCTCCGGGGTGTCGGGCTCTCCCTGCTACATCTACATAGACGACGAGGATGTCGAGATTAAAGATGCGGGGGGCCTCTGGGGGAAGGACACCCGAGCCACCGCAGAGGATATCAGGAGGACCGAAGGCGATGCTGTCGTTGCCTGCATCGGGATCGCCGGGGAGAACCTCGTCAGATACGCGAACATCGACTGTGAGGACAGGCAGTCAGGGAGGGGTGGGCTCGGAGCGGTCATGGGCTCAAAGCGGCTCAAGGCCATCGCGGTGAAGGGAACGGGGAATCTCAGACCACATGACGCGGACAAGCTCATGGACCTCTGTCTCCGATACACCGAGAGGATGATCGAGAGCACGGCCTTCAACGATGACACCAAGTACGGGACTGGCGAGTTCCTTGAATGGATGAACTCCGAGAAGGGGACATTCCCCACGAGGAACTGGCGAGAGGGTGTCTTTGACGATAGGGAGAAGATAGACCCGTACCACTGGGCTCCGCTGTACACGAAAAGGAACAACGCGTGCTTGGCGTGCCCGAAACCCTGCGGGAGGATATTTGGCATCGACGAAGGCAAATACGCAGGACTCAGGATAGATGGCATTGAGTACGAACTGCTCTACTCGCTCGGCGGCCTGTGCGGGATGGGGGACATCGAGGAGCTGGCGAGGGCGAACGAGCTGTGCGATCTCCATGGGCTCGACGGCATTTCGGCGGGCGCCGCAGTGGCCTTCGCCATGGACCTGTTCCAGGATGGGATTCTCACGAGGGAGGACACTGGCGGGCTGGATCTCGAGTTCGGGGACCCCGAGGCCGAACTGAAGCTCATCGAGATGATCGCAAGAAGGGAAGGCCTCGGTGATGTTCTCGCGGAGGGCGTGAAAAGAGCGAGCGAGAGGATAGGGAAGGGTTCCGAGGATTATGCCGTTCATGTGAAGGGCATGGAGCCGCCCGCCTACGACGTCAGGGGGATAAAGGGCATGGCCCTGGCCTTCATGACGTCCTCGCGCGGGGCCTGCCATCTTCGGAGCTGCGCCTACGCACTGGAGCTGACTGGTAAGTTCTGGAAGTTCGAGGGGGTGGACAGGTTCTCAACGAAAGGGAAGGGCGTGGAGATCAAGGAGCTCGAGGACATGATGACTGTATACGATGTCCTGGGCGTCTGCAAGTTCTCGCGGGGATTCTTCCTGGCCGAGGGGTTCGTCGACATACTGCGAACCGTGACCGGGCTGGAATTCTCGGAATCGGAGATACTGGGACTGGGCGAGAGGATTAACAACCTGAAGCACATGTTCAACCTGAGAGAGGGGTTGACGAGGGACGATTTCCGTTTGCCGAAAAGGCTCCTGACGCTTCCCATACCCGAAGGGGTGTCCAAAGGTCACGTCGTCACGGAAGAAGAGATGAACAAGATGCTGGACGACTATTTCGAGGCGAGAGGGTGGAGCAAGGAAGGACTTCCCACGGAAGAGAAAATCAGTGGTCTGGATCTGGTCTAGATCTCCTTTGCTTTGGCCAAGATGTCCTGGACGGCCTTGTCGATATCTTCCATGGTCCTGTCCCGGGGCACGGCGACTACGAGCAGGGCCCGCTTTCCGGCATTGTAGATTATCATGTTCAGGTCCCCGGCCTCCACCACGATTCTTGAGGGTTCGTCCTTTCCGAGTTCCGTCGCTGCCGTAATGCTGGCTCCAACGATCGTGGCGCTCATGATTCCGAAGGTGTCCAGCGCCACCTCGTCAGGAACATCGTGATGCATCATCAGTCCGTCCTTTCCAACGACTGCAGATGCAACCGCCCCGCACGTCTCTCTCAACTTCTTGAGATTCTCGTCCATATCCGTCACTCCATCGTTTCGGGCTCTATTATGAACACGCAACTGCTCTTCCCAGTGCTCTCGCAACTTGTCTCCATGCACCGCACATTCCTGCCGAGATGCTCTTCGTAGATCGTGGTTATGATTCCCCGTATCCTATGGCAGGTCTCCGTGTCGCCGTTCGGCTTCATCTCGACGGACCCCTTCACGATCACTTCGTTCTCCCTGAAGTCTATCGAGTCGGCCCAACCTCTGGCTTCCATTATGTTGGCCGCGACATCGAAGTAGCCGTCCGAGTTGTTCTTCGCAATTCTGACAATCTCCGCCCCATAGAGGATTCCCTCGCGGAAGAAGAGTCCATGGCAGGCATAGGACATGATGCTCTCATAGAGCTGTCTTACTTTGGCCAGTTCATCCTGAGAAATCTTAACGAACTTCATCCTTAGTA includes:
- a CDS encoding MarR family transcriptional regulator, whose product is MMVRTRLLSLVVLSLFVAFGFIVTGASAGDRFGQIPDIAMIDQTQLFVHAQADFSIIDSGSSIPIYVAVVDQHNIPVPAVTVRVTVVAPSGEQEEELYVTDSAGKVTFQFTASTEGQAEYEILLSAESLDCIPDTDSLSVVVFAPSPPLRLDQGTEAVSIGLGVLIAAAVFSTEAGWYAMFRTLVFPLYTRLKKEEVLDHFVRGQIYGFVMSHPGEHYNAIREHLKVTNGTLSHHLRTLEMQGFLKSSRDGVLKRFYPVDMRLPRDKGIKLSDLQIGMVEVIRNSEGATQADICKELGVSQQCVSYNLRNLSREGVLRFERNGRLKKYFMVDN
- a CDS encoding 4Fe-4S dicluster domain-containing protein — translated: MRAIVPHLELCTGCRMCEMACSLHHEGLVNREWGRIRIHRKGIEHYVPVACNQGASCDKECVKVCPVDCIRDVNGHAIEVVREECIGCGECVEACPYNAIHMRGDVAFKCNLCDGDPTCVKFCSLKAITFEEGVPEEFDRAKDAAEAMR
- a CDS encoding aldehyde ferredoxin oxidoreductase family protein, coding for MNGFAGRILKIDLTTGAVEKSPLPEAFIRTYLGGTGFAARFLYDNVPPNADALGPSNVLILAPGLLNGFPVPTGGKVLFCAKSPLTGTIAESVMGARLGSELKRAGYDLLLVSGVSGSPCYIYIDDEDVEIKDAGGLWGKDTRATAEDIRRTEGDAVVACIGIAGENLVRYANIDCEDRQSGRGGLGAVMGSKRLKAIAVKGTGNLRPHDADKLMDLCLRYTERMIESTAFNDDTKYGTGEFLEWMNSEKGTFPTRNWREGVFDDREKIDPYHWAPLYTKRNNACLACPKPCGRIFGIDEGKYAGLRIDGIEYELLYSLGGLCGMGDIEELARANELCDLHGLDGISAGAAVAFAMDLFQDGILTREDTGGLDLEFGDPEAELKLIEMIARREGLGDVLAEGVKRASERIGKGSEDYAVHVKGMEPPAYDVRGIKGMALAFMTSSRGACHLRSCAYALELTGKFWKFEGVDRFSTKGKGVEIKELEDMMTVYDVLGVCKFSRGFFLAEGFVDILRTVTGLEFSESEILGLGERINNLKHMFNLREGLTRDDFRLPKRLLTLPIPEGVSKGHVVTEEEMNKMLDDYFEARGWSKEGLPTEEKISGLDLV
- a CDS encoding roadblock/LC7 domain-containing protein, with protein sequence MDENLKKLRETCGAVASAVVGKDGLMMHHDVPDEVALDTFGIMSATIVGASITAATELGKDEPSRIVVEAGDLNMIIYNAGKRALLVVAVPRDRTMEDIDKAVQDILAKAKEI